A portion of the Rutidosis leptorrhynchoides isolate AG116_Rl617_1_P2 unplaced genomic scaffold, CSIRO_AGI_Rlap_v1 contig249, whole genome shotgun sequence genome contains these proteins:
- the LOC139882261 gene encoding protein SMALL AUXIN UP-REGULATED RNA 16-like → MAIRKSINLTQSAALKQILKRCSSFGKTKNSSDSSGRLPDDVPKGHFAIYIGDNRRRFIVPISWLGHPEFQYLLHRAEEEFGFNHDMGLTIPCEEDVFLSLTAMIR, encoded by the coding sequence atggcGATAAGGAAATCGATCAACTTAACACAATCAGCAGCTCTCAAGCAAATCCTGAAGAGATGCTCGAGTTTCGGGAAGACGAAGAATAGTTCAGATTCTAGTGGGAGGTTGCCGGATGATGTCCCAAAAGGGCACTTTGCAATATACATAGGAGATAATAGGAGAAGGTTTATTGTCCCAATCTCATGGTTAGGTCATCCTGAGTTTCAATATTTACTTCATAGAGCTGAGGAAGAGTTTGGATTCAACCATGATATGGGTCTTACAATACCTTGTGAAGAAGATGTTTTCCTCTCCTTAACAGCTATGATCAGATGA